The genomic interval AACATATTCCTTTTAAGGTAATGCAGGACTCTTGATTGACCCAAGACATTCCCCTGCTCTTGGTgggttaaaaaaagtcaaattcagAAATTTTTACTGCTTGCAGAATTTCTTCATTGGCTCGCTGGAGTTCTTTTTTAACCTCAAGTCTTTGTTCACAATAGCCATGGAGTTGCAGTGAGCTTAACGTTCCCTCATGCCAGGGACCCCCTGCTTCTTGTGAGAGGCCACATGTAATTTCTCCTGGCAGGAGCTCCATAGCGAATGAATAGGGATGGCAGTACCACTTCTGCCGGCTGTCAAATCTGCTGTCACTGtatctttaagaaccagcactgcagtgcaagTGTTCAAAAAGCCGGGTAGGATCGCTTTATCCCGAAGTAGAGGCTATAAATGCTAAAAGCTCAATCAACAGAAGTGCTTTGTGTCTGccaactccaatttttttttttttttttacaggaatccACATGACTTTTACTACATTCTAATGATGGTCAGTTGGAAAAAATGCCTCCTTGGTTGCTGGCCCGGGGGAAGAATTCATTACAATAAATAAGCTCACTGGTGACACTTAAAACAACATGAACGGCACACATtgcctaaggaacccctagcaaactctgggggacccctggttgagaaacattgctgtaaatatatattattgcacaaagaTATTCTTAATTACCATTTGCAGACAACAGCTGGAGCTTTATAAATGTCTGAAGAGCCTGAAGAGTTATGTGAggccaaaacttatttttaagtGCAGGTAGGGTGGGGTTATCACTGGGGAAAACTTGCTTTCTTTATTGGtacttataaatattttcatcaaGACAGTGAGAGATTAGAAAGTAATATTTAAGTGAATTTAACACCTGAACATGGGGTGAGGGAAAAATTTCCAATAATGACACCTCTTGTAGTGATGGCTGTAACAAGGAATTATCTCTCCCCTGGGGACTTGTTTCTgcaagacaggaaatgaagggaatgCTTCCCAAGGGGTGATAGgaaggaaatacaaaaagaaacaggtTCTAACCACTAATAACTATCTAAAAGCAAagaagaaaagttttaaaatggatATTGTActtttgcattttcatattttgaaacataatgtttattttactaataaataataaacaaagattGCTTCCATGCTGCAGTGAGCCTTATGAGCGCTGCCAGCACTCCTAGTTTCCGACTATTCCTGCAGATCCAAACATTGATGTCTCTCTGCCCCTCTAGGAGAAAAGGGGCTGTTTTGTAAGACAGTCAGCAAGTTCCAGACATGCCAAGCTTCATTCtacagtatataaagtaaaagtgagTGGGTTGTGGTATTCCCTCAGAATCAGGGGCCACCCCCTAGGTAACAGGTGAATTAGAAAGAAAGAAgcggagggtttttttttgtgtggccaaaaacaataatattttataatacacaaaaaattacataaatcacACATACATGCAATTGTACATATAGTGCAAATACTCATATATCATAGTATTATGAGGTGTGTAAACAAACAATTGATAATACAATTTCCAGTAATAAAAGTGCGCATTACAAGTAGTACAAGTAGTGATTGTTTAAACATCCAGATTATGAATGAACTACTTGTTCAGGCTGGAAATAGAACTGGTAAATTTGACTGGAGTAAAGGTAGTAAACAACAAAAGGAAGGACTCTaatcccaacacgttttgccacTTCCTCATGGGTATTAAAGAGAACAGAGGTAATGTCCTAGTGGGAACGATCCAGAAAGGAACAATATGGTTTGAAGAGAGATCAATCCAAGTGTAAAAGGATAGTGAAATTGTAGGAGATGATAAAAAGAAGTTTTAGGGTTAGGTGCCTTACCGCACTCTAAAAAAAAGAGACCATTTGTTTGGTAATGATGTTTTAgtgttatttttacttctgtattccccttccttttttttttttactgtattgcccttcctttttgtttttttactggagAAGTTGTGGCCAGTTTgtgcgtgttttttttttggtactatCTGAATTGTAATGTCTGTATTGTTggaaaactgaataaaaatgtattaaaaataaataagagacCATAGGAATTATCAGGAACACCACTGGAATGTTCCCTTTTAGAATTGGAAACTGGTATGCTGGACTAGAGTTTCATGGCATTGCTGCTGGCTGCcagtcaaaaaagaaaaaaatatataaaacaactacatctaaggactggtaaactgtgATATAATAAATTTTctatagaaagaaaaacaggACTATTAATACGGGTGTCTGATATTTGTTAGAAAAACATAGAATAACAAACACACATGTGAGATGCCCATGTTAAAAGGCATTCCTATTTCCCAAAGTTCCCATTTAATTTAAGATTTCCAACTTCCATTCAAGTCAAAAGGAAAGACACCATTCTAGGCCACAGACAATGCCACTTTAACACCTTTACTACTTACCTGAATGTTATCAAACTTTAACCCTGGCATGGTAAGCTTCTCCTTATCGATAAACACGGGGTTATACTGCTGCATTGCTACAGAGATTAGAATGTTTCTTGTTTCCTCAGAAGGCAACCACGCATCATTCCTCCTGTCCATCTCACTCATATTTAGGGCAGTGGCAAATGGATCATCGCTTCCAGCAAACACACTCTGGATCTGTGAGAAGGGCTTTGGGGACTGAGGTATTTCCAGAGTAGCCGACGAGCCCGTTGAATCTAAAGAATTATTACCCACAAAAAAATTAACAGCAGGGAGGTTCTGAGAGCTGGCTGAATCTGGAGTTATAGGTGCTGGGCTTACTTCAGCAACAGAAGGTGCTGCATTTGGATTACTGACCGAGATAAAAGTGGAAGAGGTGGTGAAGGAATCAAAGAAGTCTGATGCAGAGGAATTGGGTCCCCcattatcagaaaaaaagttgcttAAGCTTGGACTTGGCTGGACAACTTGTGTTtgagtttttaaagtgtttttaaattcAATTCCAAAGCTTGGTGACTTAACCATTTGAGATTCAAAACCATCATGAACTAAGAAGGACTGTTGTGCATTAGCCTGGTTGAAGATGGTGCACACTGGGATGCTATCCTCAGCCTGAGAAGTTTTAATGACTGGACTAACTAACTCTTCTTTGTGTTCACTTTCTGGTGTCTGTACATTGCTAATGACCCCCTCATTCATCTCATTTGGCTGATCCAGAATTAGGGTAGATGTGTCACTCACAGGCAACTTGTCTGAAGCAGAGTTTTCAGGACTAACATCTAAATCTGAACCGTTCTTGCTATTTACACTTTGATTATATTCTTTATCTGTGTCGTGACCAATTCGTATGGTGTCACTACTCTCAATTTCATCAACAATATCCTGAAGGCATCCAAGATCTCCAGCATCATCTTCGCTGATGTTTGGGGAGTCAGAGATGATCACACTTTCCATCATCTGCTCATTGAGTTTGTCCAGCAGGTTTCCAGAATCTTCGGACAGGGTGACATTTTCTTCAGATTCAAAGGTGTCAGCATCAAGATCAATGGTCTCCTCATGAAGAAGGATTTCCTCCTGTACTTGTGGAGCTTTATCTGAAGGGAGTCTAGAAAAGTCAGCTTGAGCCATGCTGGTGGGAGATTCTTTTGTGTCATTTTCTAAGCAGTTATCTGGATTCTCCATTGTTCctacaaagagaaaagaaattagCATGGTGTTTGCGATTGAAGCAGGCTGTCAGGAACAGTACCATTGTTACCATTTGCTTAATAAACTAAAAGGACAGGTACAGAAAGAAAGGGGTAGAAAACAAAATGAGTCACTTGCTATCCCCAACCCTTATCTCTTCTCGCCAGAACACAAAATACTCCAAATCTGAAAAATTAATAAAGTGTAGCCACCAGGCGACCAGTCAGGGCTTTGTTATAGAAAGGGACCGGCAATGTCCTTTCTACAAAATGCATTCTTACCGGCCTGATCGCCCCTCTTGATCAGTCAAAACCAGAAACCCAGCACATaccggcttcccctgcagttgtCAAAAATGAATGAACTCTCGCATTCCTGGGTGGGAACTATATTAttttggcccagccaatcaagatggccaaagatcgtaatgaggaaaggaagaagatggcatcaCTAGCAACAGAACTAGAACAGGTGAATATAAAtacggtttagttctgctttaagcagtgACTCTCAGCTGAAACATGCCTTcaccatttactatttttttatttttcagtctatttcagtatatttttttttcagtctgagcaaactttaaaatattgcagTACATAAAGGCCCTTGTCTTGGTACATCCAgcataaggtgacaacactcttaTTCCTATCTTCTATTACTTCTCCTGCATTgaccttgatttaataaagctctccaaacctggaaaTGGTaaactaccatgggtgaacctgggtgatccagcaacccagGATTGGATctgcaggactgaaaacatttggcaaaaaatagtgaatgatttaagaaatccattccag from Pyxicephalus adspersus chromosome 4, UCB_Pads_2.0, whole genome shotgun sequence carries:
- the TRAPPC12 gene encoding trafficking protein particle complex subunit 12 translates to MENPDNCLENDTKESPTSMAQADFSRLPSDKAPQVQEEILLHEETIDLDADTFESEENVTLSEDSGNLLDKLNEQMMESVIISDSPNISEDDAGDLGCLQDIVDEIESSDTIRIGHDTDKEYNQSVNSKNGSDLDVSPENSASDKLPVSDTSTLILDQPNEMNEGVISNVQTPESEHKEELVSPVIKTSQAEDSIPVCTIFNQANAQQSFLVHDGFESQMVKSPSFGIEFKNTLKTQTQVVQPSPSLSNFFSDNGGPNSSASDFFDSFTTSSTFISVSNPNAAPSVAEVSPAPITPDSASSQNLPAVNFFVGNNSLDSTGSSATLEIPQSPKPFSQIQSVFAGSDDPFATALNMSEMDRRNDAWLPSEETRNILISVAMQQYNPVFIDKEKLTMPGLKFDNIQGDAVRDLMLRFLGEQAAMKRQVLTANSVEQTFLGLKQLLNSKNWRAAVDLSGRLLTAHGQGYGKSGQPTNHTTDSLQLWFLRLSLLVKLGLFQNAELEFEAFKNLDQPDLYYEYYPHVYPGRRGSMVPFSMRILHAEIRQYLGSPQETLDRLHSMKTICLKILDNLEKGFAEDGSMITMTSSNRQASVQLWRSRLGRVMYSMANCLLMMKDYVLAVEAYHAVIKYYPQQEPQLLSSIGRIFLQIGDIKTAEKYFQDAEKVIQNLVNKDEPQNKIIVFMNQAFLHLGQNNFAEAHKFFSEVLKVDPTNTVANNNAAVCLLYLGKLKDSLRHLEGLVQQEPKHYLHESVLFNLTTMYELESSRSMQKKQALLEAVAVKEGDSFNTQCLKLL